Proteins encoded within one genomic window of Deinococcus betulae:
- a CDS encoding 3-oxoacyl-[acyl-carrier-protein] synthase III C-terminal domain-containing protein, translating to MTHYLGVRVLATAQALPSRIVPTAEVAALCGVPAELALKRSGVRERRWISGAETALTLGAQAARDALAAAGLTVGDVDVLLNASGSQLQPIPDGAALFARELGLRGAATYSLHGTCLSFLLALQHAALLIHTGQARHVLIISSEAGSLGLNPAQPESTLLIGDGAAAVLLGPPERPGQGVQAARIETYPEGADHTRIRGGGTLKMPQQPGVQLADLTFDMQGLQVLKLASRVVPAFLERLRPGLSTGLPGIDRVVPHQASQAGLDLMGRYEWPAAQIEVTLPTLGNVIAASLPLTLHQALSRGAVGAGETVLLVGTGAGLIAGGVILRL from the coding sequence ATGACCCACTATCTGGGCGTTCGTGTCCTGGCCACCGCGCAGGCGTTGCCGTCGCGCATAGTCCCAACCGCCGAGGTCGCCGCGCTGTGCGGCGTGCCCGCCGAACTGGCCCTGAAACGCAGCGGTGTGCGGGAGCGCCGCTGGATTTCGGGGGCAGAAACGGCCCTGACCCTGGGGGCCCAGGCGGCCCGCGACGCCCTAGCCGCAGCGGGCCTGACGGTGGGCGATGTGGACGTACTGCTGAACGCCAGCGGCAGTCAGCTGCAACCCATTCCTGACGGCGCCGCCCTGTTTGCCCGCGAATTGGGCCTGCGCGGGGCCGCCACCTACAGCCTGCACGGCACCTGCCTGAGCTTTCTGCTGGCCCTGCAGCACGCCGCCCTGCTGATTCACACCGGTCAAGCGCGCCACGTCCTGATTATTTCCAGTGAGGCGGGTAGCCTGGGCCTGAACCCCGCGCAGCCCGAAAGCACGCTGCTGATTGGTGACGGGGCCGCCGCCGTACTGCTGGGGCCGCCCGAGCGGCCTGGGCAAGGCGTGCAGGCCGCGCGCATTGAAACCTACCCGGAAGGCGCCGATCACACCCGCATTCGGGGCGGCGGCACGCTGAAAATGCCGCAGCAGCCGGGGGTGCAGCTCGCCGACCTTACCTTTGACATGCAGGGCCTGCAGGTGCTGAAACTGGCCTCGCGGGTGGTGCCCGCCTTTCTGGAGCGGCTGCGGCCAGGGCTGAGTACCGGATTACCAGGCATTGACCGGGTCGTGCCGCACCAGGCCAGTCAGGCGGGGCTGGACCTGATGGGGCGCTATGAGTGGCCAGCGGCCCAGATAGAAGTGACCCTGCCCACGCTGGGAAATGTGATTGCCGCCAGCCTGCCGCTGACCTTGCATCAGGCGCTGTCGCGGGGGGCGGTGGGGGCAGGGGAGACGGTGCTGCTGGTGGGGACGGGGGCGGGGCTGATCGCGGGCGGGGTAATTTTGAGGTTGTAG
- a CDS encoding macro domain-containing protein, whose amino-acid sequence MRPSLTLYLRDRNEEVVSGWQQQFALLPNVHVSQGDIFDLRADAVLSPANSFGFMDGGIDLVYTQRFGWQLQERLQDELRRHFFGELPVGQALVIETYDAEIPYLICAPTMRVPSQVPESVNAYLAFRAALLAVRAFQQEHPGAITSVLSPGLCTAIGGMPGNRSAQQMAAAYGVCVLGQENRPMTLGQAVQEHHRLLS is encoded by the coding sequence ATGCGCCCATCACTCACCCTTTACCTGCGGGACCGGAACGAAGAGGTCGTCTCTGGCTGGCAGCAGCAGTTCGCCTTGCTGCCGAATGTTCACGTCTCGCAGGGCGATATCTTCGATCTCCGTGCAGACGCGGTTCTCAGCCCTGCCAACAGCTTTGGTTTCATGGATGGGGGCATTGATCTGGTCTATACCCAGCGCTTCGGCTGGCAGCTGCAAGAACGCCTGCAAGATGAGTTGCGCCGTCACTTCTTCGGAGAACTGCCGGTTGGTCAGGCCCTGGTGATCGAGACTTACGACGCCGAGATTCCGTACCTGATCTGTGCCCCCACCATGCGCGTACCGAGCCAGGTGCCCGAAAGCGTGAATGCTTACCTGGCGTTCCGGGCTGCCTTACTTGCGGTGCGTGCCTTTCAGCAGGAGCACCCAGGAGCAATCACCTCGGTGCTGAGCCCTGGGCTGTGTACGGCGATTGGCGGGATGCCAGGAAACCGCAGCGCCCAGCAGATGGCGGCGGCGTACGGCGTCTGTGTGCTTGGCCAGGAGAACCGTCCGATGACGCTGGGCCAGGCCGTCCAGGAGCACCACCGCCTGCTGAGCTGA
- the aroA gene encoding 3-phosphoshikimate 1-carboxyvinyltransferase has product MDGLPDKFDVIVYPAAELRGELRAQPSKNYTTRYLLAAALAQGETRVVGAATSEDAGAMLRCLRDWGAGVALVGEDVVIRGFGARPSAGVTLNPGNAGAVARFLMGVAALTTGTTFVTDYPDSLGKRPQGDLLEALERLGARVQSQDGRLPVTISGPVRGGVVEVSAERSSQYASALIFLAPLLPGGLDLRLTGDIKSHAPLRQTLDTLAAFGVQASAAGDLSRITIPGGQAYRAGRVTVPGDYPGSAAILAAAVTRPGVVRLTNLREHDLQGEREALAVLQEMGADLTRESDTVTVRGGQPLHAVTRDGDGFTDAVQALTAAAALASGTTTWENVATLRLKECDRISDTRRELERLGLTVEETADSLTVTGTPALAGGVTADGHGDHRMIMLLTVLGLNAQAPLRITGAHHIRKSYPQFFRHLEALGARFEYPEATRA; this is encoded by the coding sequence ATGGACGGCCTGCCGGATAAGTTCGATGTCATCGTGTACCCCGCCGCAGAACTGCGCGGTGAACTGCGGGCGCAGCCCAGCAAGAACTACACCACGCGTTACCTGCTGGCCGCCGCGCTGGCCCAGGGCGAAACGCGCGTGGTGGGGGCCGCAACCAGCGAGGACGCGGGGGCCATGCTGCGCTGCCTGCGCGACTGGGGTGCGGGCGTGGCCCTGGTGGGCGAAGACGTGGTCATTCGCGGCTTCGGCGCGCGGCCCAGCGCGGGCGTCACCCTGAATCCGGGCAATGCCGGGGCCGTGGCGCGCTTTCTAATGGGCGTGGCGGCCCTGACCACGGGCACCACCTTCGTCACCGATTATCCCGATTCGCTGGGCAAGCGGCCCCAGGGGGACCTGCTGGAGGCATTAGAGCGGCTGGGCGCGAGGGTACAGAGCCAAGACGGACGGCTGCCCGTCACCATCAGCGGGCCAGTGCGCGGCGGGGTGGTGGAGGTCAGCGCCGAGCGGTCCAGCCAGTACGCCAGCGCGCTGATATTCCTGGCGCCGCTGCTGCCGGGCGGGCTGGACCTGCGCCTGACGGGCGACATCAAGAGTCACGCCCCGCTGCGGCAGACGCTGGACACGCTGGCGGCCTTTGGGGTGCAGGCCAGCGCGGCGGGTGACCTGAGCCGCATCACCATTCCGGGCGGGCAGGCCTACCGCGCCGGGCGCGTGACGGTGCCGGGCGACTATCCCGGCAGCGCGGCGATTCTGGCGGCGGCCGTCACCCGTCCGGGTGTGGTTCGCCTGACCAACCTGCGCGAACACGACCTTCAGGGCGAGCGCGAGGCCCTGGCTGTTCTGCAAGAAATGGGCGCCGATCTGACCCGCGAGAGCGACACTGTGACGGTGCGGGGTGGCCAGCCGCTGCACGCGGTCACGCGCGACGGCGACGGCTTTACCGATGCCGTGCAGGCCCTGACGGCAGCGGCCGCGCTGGCCAGTGGCACAACCACCTGGGAGAATGTCGCTACCCTGCGCCTGAAGGAATGCGACCGCATCTCGGACACCCGGCGCGAGTTGGAGCGGCTGGGCCTGACGGTGGAGGAGACGGCAGACAGCCTCACTGTGACAGGAACTCCGGCCCTGGCCGGGGGCGTCACCGCTGACGGACACGGCGACCACCGCATGATCATGCTGCTAACCGTGCTGGGCCTGAATGCCCAGGCGCCTCTGCGGATTACTGGCGCGCACCACATCCGCAAGAGTTACCCGCAGTTTTTCCGGCATCTGGAAGCGCTGGGCGCCCGCTTCGAGTACCCCGAGGCCACCCGCGCCTGA
- a CDS encoding YiaA/YiaB family inner membrane protein, with protein MTQYTNPDIHGDSPAWLSFIWIAFLVSLSLMVLGIYFIPVDWWIKGYLYMGTLFLTASTLTLSKSLRDKHEHERLVNRVKSARTEQVLSKYEG; from the coding sequence ATGACCCAGTACACGAACCCCGACATTCACGGTGACTCGCCCGCGTGGCTCAGTTTTATCTGGATTGCGTTTCTCGTCAGTCTTAGCCTGATGGTGCTGGGCATCTACTTCATTCCGGTGGACTGGTGGATTAAGGGCTACCTGTATATGGGTACTCTGTTCCTGACCGCCAGCACCTTGACCCTCAGCAAGAGCCTGCGCGACAAGCATGAACACGAGCGCCTGGTCAACCGCGTCAAGAGTGCGCGCACCGAGCAGGTCCTCAGCAAGTACGAAGGCTAA
- a CDS encoding PQQ-dependent sugar dehydrogenase — translation MTPRACAALLTLALMGTACTQSGTKPEPTPPETSGFTVPAGFTVTLYAEGFKKPRLMTVASNGDVLLSDTEAGTVYVLPDRNRDGKADSKEVYASGLNQPHGLAIQGGFLYVANTDGVVRFPYAAGDTKASGTAQAVVALPAGGGHSTRTVVFGPDGRMYVSAGSTCNVCEETDSRRAAVWVYDADGKNGRLFASGLRNAVGLEWSGGQLYATNNGRDQLGNDIPPEAFWRVTDGGFYGWPYCYPTQAGQPQVWDSNFGKRTAATCTGAAPALGLTTAHSAPLGLAFYTGTTFPAAYKGQMFVALHGSWNRTEKSGYKVITVNPQTGLTADFLTGFLKGDAVAGRPVDLAVAGDGALLLTDDGAGKVWRIQAR, via the coding sequence ATGACCCCACGTGCCTGCGCCGCCCTGCTTACGCTCGCCCTGATGGGCACTGCCTGCACCCAGTCGGGCACCAAGCCTGAGCCCACCCCGCCGGAAACGAGTGGATTTACCGTTCCAGCGGGCTTTACGGTCACCCTGTACGCCGAAGGCTTTAAAAAGCCGCGCCTGATGACGGTGGCCAGCAACGGTGACGTGCTGCTCAGCGACACGGAAGCGGGCACGGTCTACGTCCTGCCCGACCGCAACCGCGACGGCAAGGCCGACAGTAAAGAGGTGTATGCCAGCGGCCTGAATCAGCCGCACGGCCTGGCGATTCAGGGCGGCTTTCTGTACGTGGCCAACACCGACGGCGTGGTGCGCTTTCCCTACGCGGCGGGCGACACGAAGGCCAGTGGGACGGCGCAGGCGGTGGTGGCGCTGCCGGCGGGCGGCGGCCACTCCACCCGCACGGTGGTGTTCGGGCCAGACGGCCGCATGTACGTCTCGGCCGGCAGCACCTGCAATGTCTGCGAGGAAACGGATTCCCGCCGCGCGGCAGTCTGGGTCTACGACGCCGACGGCAAGAACGGCCGGTTGTTTGCCAGCGGCCTGCGCAACGCCGTGGGCCTGGAGTGGTCAGGGGGGCAGCTGTACGCCACCAACAATGGCCGCGACCAGCTGGGCAACGACATTCCCCCTGAAGCCTTCTGGCGGGTAACGGACGGCGGCTTTTACGGCTGGCCGTACTGCTACCCCACCCAGGCTGGCCAGCCACAGGTCTGGGACAGTAATTTTGGCAAACGCACGGCGGCCACCTGCACGGGCGCCGCCCCGGCCCTGGGGCTCACCACCGCGCACTCGGCGCCGCTGGGCCTGGCGTTTTACACGGGCACCACCTTCCCGGCCGCCTATAAGGGGCAGATGTTCGTGGCGCTGCACGGCAGCTGGAACCGCACTGAAAAAAGCGGCTACAAGGTGATTACAGTCAATCCCCAGACCGGCCTGACCGCCGATTTCCTGACTGGTTTTCTGAAAGGCGATGCCGTCGCTGGCCGCCCGGTGGACCTCGCCGTGGCGGGAGACGGCGCCCTGCTGCTCACCGACGACGGGGCTGGCAAGGTCTGGCGGATTCAGGCCCGCTGA
- a CDS encoding SNF2-related protein, with translation MKLSRLPPGFALDTAAQGLALRAEAVQDIQSAWTDLGWHAEANVTDGGMVYHATADLLPPPDPQLRGSSCTCGRYRCRHVAALVLSTDPPPGPRPVPKDAAPEDAPAEEPLDARTQQWLASFTESRSPGRGRQFELRYVLRLLPPSSTVGGARRVALRLVRLPVRSEGGADLRGAETYALPRTLSTAPAFARRDAGLLRLLEVAATPTHEPGRWQEELHALNDHPAADLLLEQLLETGRLCWERPELPLLRGPDLRGTLAWLADGRGAQTPTLHLEDAPNAVVLPTPRPWAVQPQAQQLCRVQVGAPADTVARFLAGPALPPAQAVALAHAITASGLNLPIPQTVQVREERLPYTPQLHLSARPALHHAYSGARTPVTLPVAELRHAYAGLTVPDAHSPGGPAVFRGGVLTRVTRDPEAEREAAHTVALAGFLTLDDAYGHEYTLSAPGDTETLLTAGDDDAWMDFMRRGRADLELQGVSVHVHPDFPLNYAEITDWYGEADDSHGGWFTLDLGIVVDGQRLSLIPILADLIARQPHLFTPEALAELPDDEVLHASLDDGRRVALPAGRVRAILGVLVELNLRDLPPGPLRLPLLDAARLAQLEEAVQARWLGAERLLELGRRLRDFTGVRDIEPPPGLRADLRPYQRQGVAWLQFLREYEMGGILADDMGLGKAQPLDARLLTPLGWRRMGEVQVGDHVIGRDGRPTRVIGVYPQGKRPIYRVTLTDGASVEVDEEHLWAVNTPVRKRRGLPERVLTTAQIRASLTDAAGNLRHYLPVVEAVQFAPQALSVDPYTLGALLGDGHLTHGLGITSEDELVGALALPAGVEARHAERLTERVSTYRLVSGGRWTPNPLKDDLKALGLHGCNGRAKFIPEVYLRGSPEQRLAVLQGLLDTDGYAGVVIEYASVSEALARGVVELVQSLGGTARLRQKVTTHVYQGERRTGHAWRVTLKLPAHLDPFRLTAKLAAYRRPTKYPPSRGIKSIEYVGEKEAQCIAVAAADRLYVTEAYIVTHNTVQALAHLLLEKDSGRADRPSLVVAPTSVIGNWQAEAAKFAPELRVLTLHGKDRRAQFAQIPAHDLVLTTYPLLPRDITELGAFSYHLVILDEAQNIKNTRTAAAKAAGSLSARHRLALTGTPLENHLGELWSQFNFLAPGLLHDEKTFRDLYRTPIEKRGEASRRAALSARVRPFILRREKRDVARELPPKTEIPVRVTLDGDQRDLYETVRVTTETRVREELRARGLARSTIAILDALLKLRQAVTDPRLVKLEAARGVQGNAKFDWLQTHLPQMVEEGRRVLIFSGFATLLRHLEDWLREEGMPYSMITGSTQDRQGQIDAFQSGKTHVFLITLKAGGVGLNLTAADTVIHYDPWWNPAAEEQATDRAYRIGQDKPVFVYKLIAAGSVEERILDLQARKASLARGILDGGLSDATQLTTADLDRLFAPLEDEEDVVAG, from the coding sequence GTGAAGCTCAGCCGCCTGCCGCCTGGGTTCGCCCTGGACACTGCCGCGCAGGGACTGGCGCTGCGCGCCGAAGCCGTGCAGGACATCCAGAGTGCCTGGACTGACCTGGGCTGGCACGCCGAGGCCAATGTGACCGACGGCGGCATGGTGTACCACGCCACGGCCGACCTGCTGCCGCCGCCTGACCCGCAGCTGCGGGGCTCCAGCTGCACCTGTGGCCGCTACCGCTGCCGGCATGTGGCCGCTCTGGTGCTGTCCACCGACCCGCCGCCCGGCCCGCGCCCAGTCCCCAAAGACGCTGCGCCCGAGGACGCGCCGGCTGAAGAACCGCTGGACGCCCGCACCCAGCAGTGGCTGGCCTCCTTTACTGAGAGCCGCAGCCCCGGCCGGGGGAGGCAGTTTGAACTGCGCTACGTGCTCCGCCTGCTGCCCCCCAGCAGCACAGTCGGCGGCGCGCGGCGGGTAGCGCTGCGGCTGGTGCGCCTGCCGGTGCGCAGCGAGGGCGGCGCCGACCTGCGCGGAGCCGAAACCTACGCGCTGCCCCGGACGCTGTCGACGGCCCCTGCCTTCGCTCGGCGTGACGCGGGCCTCCTGCGGCTGCTGGAGGTGGCGGCCACCCCCACCCACGAACCTGGGCGCTGGCAGGAAGAACTGCACGCCCTGAACGACCACCCGGCGGCCGACCTGCTGCTGGAGCAGTTGCTGGAAACGGGCCGCCTCTGCTGGGAGCGCCCTGAACTGCCCCTCCTGCGGGGACCGGACCTGCGCGGCACCCTGGCCTGGCTGGCCGATGGACGCGGCGCCCAGACGCCGACCCTTCACCTGGAAGACGCGCCTAACGCTGTAGTGCTGCCCACCCCGCGCCCCTGGGCGGTGCAGCCCCAGGCGCAGCAGCTCTGCCGCGTGCAGGTGGGCGCGCCCGCCGACACAGTGGCGCGCTTTCTGGCAGGGCCGGCCCTGCCTCCCGCGCAGGCGGTGGCGCTGGCCCACGCCATCACGGCGTCTGGGCTGAACCTGCCCATTCCCCAGACGGTGCAGGTGCGCGAGGAGCGGCTGCCGTACACCCCGCAATTGCACCTGAGCGCGCGCCCAGCCCTCCACCACGCTTATAGCGGCGCCCGCACCCCGGTGACGCTGCCCGTCGCCGAACTGCGCCACGCCTACGCGGGCCTGACGGTGCCGGACGCCCACAGCCCCGGTGGGCCGGCCGTGTTCCGGGGCGGCGTCCTGACCCGCGTGACCCGTGACCCGGAGGCCGAGCGCGAGGCCGCGCACACCGTCGCCCTGGCCGGCTTTCTGACCCTGGACGACGCTTACGGCCACGAATACACCCTGAGTGCCCCCGGCGACACCGAGACCCTGCTGACGGCCGGTGACGACGACGCCTGGATGGACTTCATGCGCCGGGGCCGGGCCGACCTGGAACTGCAAGGGGTCAGTGTCCACGTTCACCCCGATTTTCCTCTGAATTACGCCGAGATCACCGACTGGTACGGCGAGGCCGACGACAGCCACGGCGGCTGGTTCACCCTGGACCTGGGCATCGTGGTGGACGGGCAGCGCCTCTCGCTGATTCCCATCCTGGCCGACCTGATCGCCCGCCAGCCGCACCTCTTTACTCCTGAAGCCCTGGCGGAGCTGCCCGACGATGAGGTGCTGCACGCATCCCTGGACGATGGCCGCCGCGTGGCGCTGCCTGCTGGCCGGGTGCGGGCGATTCTGGGCGTGCTGGTGGAGTTGAATCTGCGTGACCTGCCGCCAGGGCCCCTGAGGCTCCCGCTGCTGGACGCCGCCCGCCTGGCCCAGCTGGAAGAGGCGGTGCAGGCCCGCTGGCTGGGCGCCGAGCGCCTGCTGGAACTGGGGCGCCGCCTGCGCGACTTTACCGGTGTGCGTGACATCGAGCCGCCGCCGGGGCTGAGGGCGGACCTGCGCCCCTATCAGCGCCAGGGCGTGGCCTGGCTGCAATTCCTGCGGGAATACGAGATGGGCGGCATTCTGGCCGACGACATGGGGCTTGGTAAGGCGCAGCCACTGGACGCCCGCCTCCTGACGCCGCTGGGCTGGCGCCGAATGGGCGAGGTGCAGGTGGGGGACCACGTTATCGGCCGTGACGGGCGCCCCACTCGGGTGATTGGCGTCTATCCACAGGGGAAGCGGCCTATCTACCGCGTGACCCTGACCGACGGCGCCAGTGTGGAGGTAGATGAGGAGCATCTCTGGGCCGTGAACACCCCGGTTCGCAAGCGGCGCGGCCTGCCGGAACGGGTGCTGACCACCGCGCAGATTCGGGCCTCGCTGACCGACGCGGCAGGCAACCTTAGGCATTACCTCCCGGTGGTGGAGGCGGTGCAGTTTGCGCCGCAGGCCTTATCCGTTGACCCCTATACCCTGGGTGCTCTGCTGGGCGACGGCCACCTGACGCATGGGTTGGGCATTACGTCAGAAGACGAGTTGGTTGGGGCCCTGGCGTTGCCTGCGGGCGTGGAAGCCCGGCACGCCGAGCGCCTGACGGAGCGGGTCAGCACCTACCGACTGGTGAGTGGCGGGCGCTGGACCCCCAACCCGCTGAAAGATGACTTGAAAGCCCTGGGCCTCCACGGCTGCAACGGCCGGGCCAAGTTCATTCCGGAGGTGTACCTGCGCGGCAGTCCCGAACAGCGGCTGGCCGTGCTGCAAGGCCTCCTGGATACCGACGGTTACGCAGGCGTGGTGATTGAGTACGCCAGCGTGTCCGAAGCCCTGGCGCGCGGCGTGGTGGAACTGGTGCAGTCGCTGGGGGGCACTGCCCGTCTCCGGCAGAAGGTGACCACGCACGTCTATCAGGGAGAGAGGCGCACCGGCCACGCCTGGCGCGTGACACTCAAGCTGCCTGCGCATCTTGACCCTTTCCGGCTGACCGCCAAACTGGCTGCATATCGCCGCCCCACCAAGTACCCCCCCAGCCGGGGCATTAAGAGCATTGAGTACGTGGGCGAAAAGGAAGCCCAGTGCATTGCTGTGGCTGCCGCCGACCGGCTGTACGTCACCGAGGCTTATATCGTCACGCATAACACGGTACAGGCCCTCGCGCACCTGCTTCTGGAGAAAGACTCTGGCCGCGCCGACCGTCCCAGTCTCGTCGTGGCGCCCACCAGCGTCATCGGCAACTGGCAGGCCGAAGCCGCCAAGTTTGCCCCAGAGCTGCGGGTGCTGACCCTGCACGGCAAGGACCGCCGCGCCCAGTTTGCCCAGATTCCGGCCCATGACCTTGTGCTAACCACCTACCCGCTGCTGCCGCGTGACATCACCGAACTGGGCGCATTTTCCTACCACCTGGTCATTCTGGATGAGGCCCAGAACATCAAAAACACGCGCACAGCGGCGGCCAAGGCGGCGGGCAGCTTGTCCGCCCGGCACCGGCTGGCGCTGACCGGTACGCCGCTAGAAAACCACCTGGGCGAGCTGTGGTCGCAGTTCAACTTTCTGGCCCCAGGTCTGCTGCACGACGAAAAGACCTTCCGTGACCTCTACCGCACGCCCATCGAAAAGCGCGGTGAGGCCAGTCGCCGCGCCGCCCTGTCGGCTCGCGTGCGCCCCTTTATCCTGCGGCGCGAGAAGCGGGACGTGGCGCGCGAACTGCCGCCCAAGACCGAGATTCCGGTGCGCGTGACCCTGGACGGCGATCAACGCGACCTTTACGAAACGGTGCGGGTCACCACCGAAACGCGGGTGCGCGAGGAATTGCGTGCGCGGGGCCTGGCGCGCAGCACGATTGCCATTCTGGACGCGCTCCTGAAGCTCCGGCAGGCGGTCACCGACCCCAGGCTGGTCAAACTGGAGGCCGCGCGCGGCGTGCAGGGCAATGCCAAGTTCGACTGGCTGCAAACCCACCTGCCGCAAATGGTGGAAGAGGGCCGCCGCGTGCTGATTTTCAGCGGCTTTGCCACCTTGCTGCGTCACCTGGAAGACTGGCTGCGCGAAGAAGGCATGCCGTATTCCATGATTACTGGCAGCACGCAGGACCGCCAGGGTCAGATTGACGCCTTTCAGAGCGGCAAAACCCACGTCTTCCTGATTACCCTTAAAGCGGGCGGCGTGGGCCTGAACCTGACGGCCGCCGACACCGTGATTCACTACGACCCCTGGTGGAACCCGGCGGCCGAGGAGCAGGCGACGGACCGCGCCTACCGGATTGGTCAGGACAAACCGGTCTTCGTTTACAAACTGATTGCGGCGGGCAGCGTTGAGGAGCGCATTCTCGACCTCCAAGCCCGCAAAGCCAGCCTGGCGCGCGGCATTCTGGACGGTGGGCTGAGCGACGCCACCCAACTGACAACGGCCGACCTGGACCGGCTGTTTGCACCGCTGGAGGACGAGGAAGACGTGGTGGCTGGCTAA
- the trpE gene encoding anthranilate synthase component I gives MTLPPTDRAPLAVAVQELNADLDTPVTAYLKAAQGEEVAFLLESVEAGEKLGRYSFIGVGEQGRFEARGGQVVSSGLFGEFAGPEADPLARLYHGVTRGEVAGTVPLPAGLPALIGGAVGYAAYDLIRSYERLPDDNPDELGVPDACFVAPRGMVIYDHLKHRLIAVAVAADQAGADAEVAGLVGRLRGPLPPVPGQAGAAAPSFSSNFTPEGFQAAVNRALEYIRAGDIFQVVPSQRFSADLGELHPFALYRALRRVNPSPYLGYLQLGPVTLVASSPESLLASDGVRVTTRPIAGTRPRGQTPEADATLAEELLADEKERAEHLMLVDLGRNDLGRVSRYGSVRVQDAFAIERYSHVMHIVSSVTGELRPGQTPLHALASVQPMGTVSGAPKIRAMQIIDELEPVRRGPYGGSFGYIAFDGSMDMALTLRTMVITDGRVHIQAGAGVVADSDPAAEEQETRSKAAALMRAVEMAAGGL, from the coding sequence ATGACGCTGCCCCCCACTGACCGCGCCCCGCTGGCTGTTGCCGTGCAGGAGCTGAACGCCGACCTCGACACGCCGGTCACCGCCTACCTGAAAGCCGCGCAGGGCGAGGAGGTCGCCTTCCTGCTGGAAAGCGTGGAGGCGGGCGAGAAGCTGGGCCGGTACTCCTTCATCGGGGTAGGCGAGCAAGGCCGGTTTGAGGCGCGGGGCGGGCAGGTGGTCAGCAGCGGCCTATTTGGCGAGTTTGCGGGGCCAGAAGCCGACCCCCTGGCGCGGCTGTATCACGGGGTCACGCGCGGAGAGGTTGCGGGCACAGTGCCGCTGCCCGCTGGCCTGCCCGCGCTGATTGGTGGCGCGGTGGGCTACGCCGCCTACGACCTCATTCGCAGCTACGAGCGCCTGCCGGACGACAACCCCGACGAGCTGGGGGTGCCGGACGCCTGTTTCGTGGCGCCGCGCGGGATGGTTATTTACGACCACCTCAAGCACCGCCTGATCGCTGTGGCGGTGGCCGCAGACCAGGCCGGGGCCGATGCCGAGGTGGCGGGGTTGGTGGGCCGATTGCGCGGCCCCCTCCCCCCGGTGCCGGGTCAGGCAGGGGCCGCTGCCCCCAGCTTTAGCAGCAACTTCACGCCTGAGGGCTTTCAGGCAGCTGTCAACCGCGCGCTGGAGTACATCCGCGCCGGGGACATCTTTCAGGTGGTGCCCAGCCAGCGCTTCAGCGCCGACCTGGGCGAGCTGCACCCATTCGCGCTGTACCGCGCCCTGCGCCGGGTCAACCCTAGCCCCTACCTGGGCTACTTGCAACTTGGCCCTGTCACGCTGGTCGCCAGCAGCCCCGAGAGTCTGCTGGCCAGCGACGGCGTGCGTGTGACCACCCGGCCCATCGCAGGCACCCGCCCGCGCGGCCAGACCCCAGAAGCCGACGCCACCCTGGCCGAAGAACTGCTGGCCGACGAGAAGGAACGCGCCGAACACCTGATGCTAGTGGACCTGGGCCGCAACGACCTGGGCCGGGTCAGCCGCTACGGCAGCGTGCGCGTGCAGGACGCCTTTGCCATTGAGCGCTATAGCCACGTCATGCATATCGTCTCTAGCGTGACGGGCGAACTGCGCCCCGGTCAGACGCCCCTGCACGCCCTGGCCAGCGTGCAGCCGATGGGCACGGTGTCCGGCGCCCCCAAAATTCGCGCCATGCAGATTATCGACGAGCTGGAGCCGGTGCGGCGTGGTCCCTACGGCGGCTCGTTTGGGTACATCGCCTTTGACGGCAGCATGGACATGGCCCTGACCCTGCGCACCATGGTTATTACGGATGGCCGCGTGCATATCCAGGCCGGCGCCGGCGTGGTCGCCGACAGCGACCCTGCCGCCGAAGAGCAGGAAACGCGCAGCAAGGCGGCGGCCCTGATGCGGGCGGTGGAGATGGCTGCTGGTGGGCTGTAA
- a CDS encoding four helix bundle protein: protein MRDLVIWQEGMQQVEAIYAVTACWPGSELYGLTSQARRAGISIPANIAEGVGRGSAAELARFCRIALGSAYELMTHLKFSSSEELEPALAPLS, encoded by the coding sequence GTGCGCGACCTGGTGATCTGGCAGGAGGGGATGCAACAGGTCGAAGCCATCTACGCCGTTACGGCTTGCTGGCCGGGGTCAGAGCTGTATGGCCTTACCAGTCAGGCTCGCCGGGCAGGCATTTCGATTCCGGCAAATATTGCTGAGGGTGTCGGCCGTGGGTCGGCGGCGGAACTCGCGCGCTTTTGCCGAATTGCTCTTGGCTCGGCATATGAACTGATGACGCACCTGAAGTTTTCAAGCTCAGAAGAGCTTGAGCCCGCCTTGGCCCCTCTCTCTTAA